AGCTTTGCTAAAAAACCCGGTTTTATTACTGCTCGATAATCCGCTTACCGGGCTCGATGTTCAAAACCGTGCTTATTTTAACCTATTACTAAACGAAGTAAAGGCTTCAGGCATACATATTATTATAGCCACATCTTCAGCTCACGAACTACCCGAAGTAATAAGCCATGTGGCTATACTGGATGATGGCGCCATAAGCCAAACATTAACTAAAAAAGAGTTTGAAGCCATTGCACCTACTACTGAAAATAAAGCAACTGTAGATATTACCGCCCTTAAACAACTTTTTAATACCAGCCAACAGCACACCTACCGGCATATAGTAAACATGACCAACGTCCATATTAAATATGGCGATAAGGTTGTTTTAAATGAAGTAAACTGGCAGGTAAATCCTGGTGAGCGCTGGGCTTTGCTGGGGCCAAACGGGGCGGGAAAATCTACCCTGCTGAGTTTAATTAACGGCGATAACCCGCAGGCTTATGCTAATGATATTGTTTTATTTGATAAAAAGCGCGGTACCGGCGAAAGCATTTGGGATATTAAAAGCAAAATCGGCTTTGTATCGCCCGAGCTTTATCAGTATTTCCCTACTGATAATAGTTGCCTGCAAGTTATAGAAAGCGGGTTTTATGATACGCTGGGCCTTTTTAGGCCAAGCAGCAAGGCTAAAGCCGACCTTGCCCTTAGCTGGATGAAAGCCCTGGAAATTGACCAATATGCCCGCCTTTTGTTAAAAAATATCCCCGCCAGTGCCCAGCGATTATGTTTACTGGCAAGAGCATTGATAAAAAATCCGGCTTTACTCATATTCGACGAACCCTGCCAGGGGCTTGACGACCACCAGCAACAGCATTTTAAAAGCGTTGTAGATGCTATATGCAGTATTAGCAATGTAACGCTTATTTATGTTACCCATTACCAGCACGAGATACCGGATAGCGTAGATAAGGTTTTAAAGTTGGATAAGGGAATGGTAGTGGGTCGTTAGCAGTAGGCGGTTTGCAGTTAGCATATTGGGCAATAAGGGATCTTTGTCAACCCAACAACACCTTTTACCTTTCGCCTTTCAGCTTTCAACCGCAACTACGTATATTTGTGTATGAATACAGCCGATCTGTTACAGCGTGCCTTAGCTTTTGATTTTTTGAGCATTGAAGAAGGTGTTTACCTGTACAACAATGCCTCAACTGCCGACCTGATGTATGTGGCTAACGAGCTACGTAAAATACAGGTACCGCATGGCAAAGTAACCTGGCAGATAGACCGGAATGTAAACACAACCAACGTTTGCATAGCCAACTGTAAATTCTGTAACTTCTTCCGTCGCCCGGGGCACGAGGATAGTTACATTACCGATATTGAAACATATAAGCGAAAAATTGAAGAGACCTTTAAATATGGCGGCGACCAGCTTTTATTACAGGGCGGCCACCACCCCGATCTGGGCCTTCAATTTTATACCGACCTTTTCCGCGAGTTAAAACAGCTGTATCCAAAACTAAAATTACATTCTTTAGGCCCACCAGAGATAGCCCACGTTGCAAAGCTGGAAAATATGAGCCATTACGATGTACTTAGAGCGATGAAAGAATCCGGCCTCGACTCATTGCCCGGTGCCGGTGCCGAAATATTAAACGACCGTGTGCGCCGCCTGATATCAAAGGGTAAGTGCGGCGGTAAAGAGTGGTTAGATGTAATGCGTGCGGCACATCAGCTAAACCTGCCTACATCAGCTACTATGATGTTTGGCCATATCGAAACCATTGAAGAGCGCTTTGAGCACCTGGTTTGGATACGCGAGGTGCAATCAGAAAAACCCGAAGGGCACCACGGCTTTGTTGCCTTTATACCATGGCCTTTCCAGGACGATGGCACACTATTGCGCAAAGTACGCGGCATTACCAATAATGTTACCGGCGACGAATACATCCGCATGATTGCCCTTAGCCGTATTATGCTGCCAAATATTAAAAACATACAGGCATCATGGTTAACCGTGGGCAAGCAGGTTGCACAGCTATGCCTGCACGCCGGCGCTAACGATTTTGGGTCGATAATGATAGAAGAGAACGTAGTATCTGCCGCAGGTGCACCACACCGCTTTACCGCAAAGGGTATACAGGATTCTATTAAAGAAGCGGGTTTTGAACCACAGCTACGCACCCAAAAATACGATTGGCGCGATATACCGGCCGAAATTGAAGAACAGGTGATAGACTATTAGGCCCAACCTATAAGACCAAGCGTCATTGTAAGTACGGGTGCAGAAAAATTATATATTTGCAACACATGAACAATGTTGAGCAATATATAGAGGCACTTATTTTTGCATCTGAACAGGGCATTCGTACAGAAGAAATTATTTACTGCCTGCAGGCCGCTTTTGAACACGACTATACAGCCGAAGATATAGATAAGCATGTACAAACCATCCGCAATAAGTACCAGGACGATAGCTTTGCCATTGAGGTAGTAAAACTTAATAACGCTTACCAGTTTCTAACAAAAAAAGACTATCACCAGGTTATAAGCCTGCTGCAACTACAGCGCTCCAAGAAAAAGTTAAGCCAGGCCGCGTTAGAAACCCTGGCTATAATTGCCTATAAACAACCTGTAACCAAAACAGATGTTGAGCAAATACGCGGCGTAAATTGCGACTACTCTATACAAAAACTATTAGAAAAGGAACTAATTGCCATCACAGGCAAGTCGGAAACGGTGGGTAAGCCTATACTTTATGGCACCAGCAGCCTTTTTATGGACTATTTTGGCATTAATGATATAACAGAACTACCACAGCTTAAAGAAATTACAGACAACAGCAGCAGCATTGGCGAGCAATCAGAATAAATTTAAAAGATATTTTTATTGAAAATGATTTTAATTATTTTTACTGATAAATAATGCTGATTATAGCAGTACGAAAAAAGCTAACAGACAAAACAATTAGGTTAACAGATTATAAGTTTTAACGAATAATAAATTTATTAAAATGGCAGCTCCCAAAAAACCTTTAAATACATCTACCAAAAAAGCCAGTGACGAGGAAGATGACGACTTTGATGATGACCCAAAGCCGGGTAAGAATGTAGCGGATGACGATGATGACTTTGATGAAGATATTCCATTGGATGATGACCTGGCCGGGTTCGATTCTTTCGACCCTTATGATGACGAAGACGACGATTAATCATACTATAAAAATATATTCGAAGCATTCAGTCGGCAGGCTGGATGCTTTTTTTATAAACGGCAATTTCAGCACTATTGGATGATCATTACTGAAGTTAAAAGCAAAGCAGATAAAAAAGCATTTTTGGATGTAGCGCGCCTGTTATACAAGGGCGATGCTAACTGGGTATGCCCTTTAGATACCGATATAGAAGCGGTGTTTGATCCTGTTAAGAACAATTTTCATCAGCATGGTAAAGCTACCCGGTGGATATTAACAGACGATAGCGGACAGCTAATAGGCCGTATAGCCGCTTTTATAAACGATAACAAGGCCTACAACTACGAGCAACCTACCGGCGGCTCTGGCTTTTTTGAGTGCATTAATAATAAAGTTGCCGCGTTTTTACTGTTTGATACCGCGCAGGCCTGGTTAAAGGGCTTGGGTATGCAGGCTATGGATGGCCCCATAAACTTTGGCGAGAACGATAACTTTTGGGGTTTATTGGTAGAGGGTTTTACGCCGCCATCCTATGGCATGAATTATAACCCACCCTACTATCATGATTTTTTTGAGGCCTATGGATTTGAGACCCAATACGAGCAAATAACCAATCACCTGGATGTGCACAAACCCTTTTCGGAGCGGTTTACAAAAATTGCTAACTGGGTAATGAACAAGCCTGGGTACACCTTTGAGCATTTTAAAACAGCGCAAATAGAAAAATTCGCGGCTGATTTTATTGAGATATATAACGATGGCTGGCAAGATTTTGAAAATTTTGTGCCCATAACCCATGCTACAATTTTAGAAAGTTTCGAAAAAATGAAAGCCATAATGGACGAAAAGCTGATATGGTTTGCCTATGTAGATAACGAGCCGGCATCCTTTATAGTAATATTACCTGATGCCAACCAAATGATAAAACCATTAAACGGCAAACTTAACTTATGGGGTAAACTAACGTTTGTTTATCGCCGCTGGAGGGGGGTATCGCGTATGAGGGCTGTTGTTATGGGTACCAAACAAAAGTATCAAAAACACGGGCTAGAATCGTGCCTGTTTATAAAATTAAAGGAATATGTACTGCCACTTAAACAATACGATGAGCTTGAATTATCGTGGGTGGGCGATTTTAATGAGAAAATGCTCGCCATACACGCAGCGGTGGGCGCTACATTTGGCAAAAGGCATCTTACAATGAGGTATAAATTTAAATAAGCCCGAAAAAAATTCCGGGCTTATTTAGTATTATGCTGTAATAACTTTTTTGTGTCTTAGCTCTTCAAAAAGCTCGATAACTTTTTTCTGCAGATCGATAACTTCTGTTTCGCGATCCATCAACTTTTTGTTAACGTTCTCTAACTCACTTGCAATTTTTTGATCTTGCTCAGTTTCGTTAAAGGTTAGTAGCTGCACTACCGACATTTCAAACAATACGGCTATCTGTTCTAATCGAGACAAATTGATATCAGTGATTCCCGTTTCAATTTTAGAAAAAGCAGGTATAGAAATGTCTAACCTTTTAGCTACTTCCTCCTGGCTCCAGCCCTTTTGGTGACGTAGTAACCGGATCTTTTTTCCGAGTGTCTTCATATATGTGTGTTAATTAGGATAAGGTTTCTCAATAGTTAATAAAGTTACAACTTTTTTAAACAACAAACTAATAATCAATAAAATTATAACAATTTTTCTTTTAATCCGATCAGGTTAATACCGCCAAAGTTGCCCGAACTCATCATTAATAAGTTACTATTACTAATATCTAATCTTTCCAGATGCTGTAATAAAGCGTCCGGATCATTAAAAAACAGCAGATCGTCCTTTGCAAACGCGCTTTTTACTGCTTCAATTGCATAGGGTGTTATCTTTTTTTGTTCAAATGTTTTGCGGTCAATAAATACAATCGCTTTATCGGCGCCGTCCATTGTGCCGGCATATTCATTTAAAAAATCTTTATTCAAGCTGCTAAAAGTATGCAATTCTATGCAAGCTATTAGCTTTCGCTGCGGAAACTGCGCCTTAACCGCCTGTATAGTAGCCGTTAATTTAGATGGCGAATGCGCAAAATCTTTAAAAATTGTCGCATTATCATTCTTTCCAACCAGCTCCAGCCTGCGTGCTGCTCCCTTAAAGGTACTAATATATTCATAAAAATCGGCCTTGCTTATAGCTAAAGCTTCGCAAACCAAACGCGCGGCTTCCATGTTAAGCAAATTATGCTGGCCAAAAACCTGTAAGGCGTAACTTTTACCGTCGGCAATTATGCTGGTTACTCCGTTTTGTATCGTAAATTGGGGTAAGCCATAAGGCAGCTTTTGGCCATCAATGGTTACACCCGATACCATTTTATTTAAAACGTCGTCGGTTTCGCTGTAAATTAGCTTACCACCCGGTTGTATGGTTTGGCCAAAAATCTTAAACTGATCTATGTAATTATCAAATGTGGGGAATACGTTGATATGATCCCAGGCGATGCCGCTTATAACACCAATATCGGCTTTGTAAATATGAAACTTTGGCCGCCTGTCAATCGGCGACGCAAGGTATTCGTCGCCCTCAATAATAATAACCGGGGCATCATGGCTAAGCCCTACCATGGTTTCAAAGCCTTCTAATTGGGCGCCTACCAGGTAATCAAACTTTTTACCGGCATGCTGCAATACATGCAGTATCATACTGGTAATGGTAGTTTTACCATGGCTGCCGCCTATTACCACACGCTTTTTATCTTTTGATTGTTCGTAAATATAATCGGGGTACGAGTATATTTTAATGCCTAACTCCTGTGCCTTAAGCAGCTCGGGGTTATCAATACGGGCATGCATACCTAATATAACGGCATCCAGCCCGGCATTTATCTTTTCGGGGTACCATCCCTCCTGCTCAGGCAAAATGCCATACTTAGCCAGGCGGCTTACAGATGGTTCAAACAATACATCGTCTGACCCGGTAACATCAAATCCTTTTTTATGAAGAGCTATGGCCAGGTTGTGCATAGCACTACCGCCAATAGCTATAAAATGTACTCTCATGTATTATAACAGGGGCATATAAACACAGCAAATTAACATAAAAAGCCCTGTTTTGCCAATAGTTAATTAAAATAACCTATAGCATGTATTTTATTTTAAAAGTAATACCGGCACAGTGGAGCTTTTGGCTATTTGCTGCGAAATACTGTTATGTAAAATAGATTGTAAAAAACTATAGTTATGTGGCAAAGCAATGACCATTTGTGCCTTATGGTAGGTAGCAAAATCGAGTATGCCGCTAATAATATTCGCGTCATTTACATAGTAATACCTTGGCTTAAAATGCTTAAGCATGCCATGCAGCGCGGTTTTTTCGGCTAACAGTTCCGGGTCCCACCCGGCATGTTTACCTGTGGTATCAATATTTACTACTAATAGTTTTATGGCTTGTTTACCTAATAGTTTGTGCAGGGCATCTAAAGGCACATTTTCTTTCACCTTTTTAAAATCGCAGGCTATTACTGCTTCATCAACTGGCTGGTACTTATAATTTGGCGGCACTACTATAACCGGTGTCGGGCTGGCTTTTGATATCCGGATAACGTGGCTGCCTATGCCTTGGTTGTTCTCGCGCAAGGTGCTATTGCCTATGGTGCCTAATATCACCAGGTCTGCATTATCTTCGTTTACTGTATCTACTACTGCACGCAATAAATGGGATCGCCTTAAGCTTATCCGTATCTCTACCCCTTCGCGCACCTTATCCTTCAGCTTATCTCTTAGCTTTTCTAAATGGTTTATCCGCTCTGCCGCGTTATCTTCTATCTGGTCTTCGGTAAGCATTACCATGTTAGGGTCGGGCAGCATGGTTTCGTACACCGATGTAAAATAAGCGTTCATCAAAATAATGGTTTCTACATTGGTTTGATGGCTCAATTGCGCGGCATAATCGGCGGCGTTAAAACCTGCGTCCGAGAAATCAACGGGTACAAGATATGTTTTCATACAGGAAGGGTTTAAATAACCTGACCATATTGGTATAAAGGTTAATACACCGCAAATTTAAACAGGAATGAGCGGTGCATTGTCAACAGTACTTCATATTTACAATACATGAATTTAGTTATTGTTTTTGAAAATAATTTGAATACTTTTGTATTGTAATAATTTTTATTACATATAAAAATGAACGGAAGATTCCCCACAGCATTACATATTATGACATTGCTTTGCAGTGCAGATGAGCAGCTATCGTCGGAATTTTTGGCGGGCAGCATTAATGTAAACCCCGTGTTGGTGCGTAAAGAGCTGAGCAATTTAATAAAGCACCAACTGGTTTATAGCAAGGCAGGCAAAAGCGGTGGTTATACACTGTCAAAGCCTGCTATGCAAATAACCCTGGCAAATATCTATACCGCGGTAAAAAGCACTGCTATTTTAGGAAACGCTAAAAACGAACCTAACCCCAAATGCCCTGTAGGCAAGCAAATAAACCAGCATTTAGACGAAATAAATAAACAGGTAGACCAATCTGTAATGCAAAAATTAGGGAACACCACCCTGGCAGATTTTACCAATAAATTCAATTAAAAAAAATTTAAAACAAACTGTAACATATTTAATTACAATTAAACAAACAACAAGTATATGAAAGTAGCATTAATAGGCGCAACAGGTTTTGTAGGTACCGAAATATTGAAAGAAGCAGTATCGCGTGGGTACCAGGTTACGGCCATTGCCCGCAATACCGATAAAGTTGCCAAACAAGCAGGTGTAATAGCAGTAGCGGCAGATATAAACGATGCAGATGCATTGGCAGCAATTATAGCCGGCCACGATGCAGTGATCAATTCTTTTAACGCTGGCTGGGCCAACCCTAACCTGTATAACGACTTTTTAAAAGGATCGGCCGATATACAGGCTGCCGTTAAAAAAGCAGGTGTTAAACGCTACTTAACCATAGGCGGCGCGGGTAGTTTATTTATTGATGGCAAGCAATTGGTAGATTCGCCGCAGTTCCCTAAAGAGTATTATGCAGGTGCAAGTGCAGCACGCGATTACCTTGCCCAACTGCATAAAGAAGAAGAATTAGATTGGACCTTTTTAAGCCCCGCCATTAACCTGCATCCCGGCGAGCGTACAGGCACCTTCCGTTTAGGTACCGAAAGCCCGGTGTTTAATGATGAAGGTAAAAACGATATATCTGTTGCCGACCTTGCCGTAGCCGTAATCAATGAATTAGAAAACAACCAGTTTATTAAAGCGCGGTTTACTTTAGGATATTAATAACTGATTTCACAGATTAAATTTGATTTCACCGATTGGACTTCCCATT
This portion of the Inquilinus sp. KBS0705 genome encodes:
- a CDS encoding peptidoglycan synthetase; this translates as MRVHFIAIGGSAMHNLAIALHKKGFDVTGSDDVLFEPSVSRLAKYGILPEQEGWYPEKINAGLDAVILGMHARIDNPELLKAQELGIKIYSYPDYIYEQSKDKKRVVIGGSHGKTTITSMILHVLQHAGKKFDYLVGAQLEGFETMVGLSHDAPVIIIEGDEYLASPIDRRPKFHIYKADIGVISGIAWDHINVFPTFDNYIDQFKIFGQTIQPGGKLIYSETDDVLNKMVSGVTIDGQKLPYGLPQFTIQNGVTSIIADGKSYALQVFGQHNLLNMEAARLVCEALAISKADFYEYISTFKGAARRLELVGKNDNATIFKDFAHSPSKLTATIQAVKAQFPQRKLIACIELHTFSSLNKDFLNEYAGTMDGADKAIVFIDRKTFEQKKITPYAIEAVKSAFAKDDLLFFNDPDALLQHLERLDISNSNLLMMSSGNFGGINLIGLKEKLL
- a CDS encoding helix-turn-helix transcriptional regulator, producing MKTLGKKIRLLRHQKGWSQEEVAKRLDISIPAFSKIETGITDINLSRLEQIAVLFEMSVVQLLTFNETEQDQKIASELENVNKKLMDRETEVIDLQKKVIELFEELRHKKVITA
- the scpB gene encoding SMC-Scp complex subunit ScpB, encoding MNNVEQYIEALIFASEQGIRTEEIIYCLQAAFEHDYTAEDIDKHVQTIRNKYQDDSFAIEVVKLNNAYQFLTKKDYHQVISLLQLQRSKKKLSQAALETLAIIAYKQPVTKTDVEQIRGVNCDYSIQKLLEKELIAITGKSETVGKPILYGTSSLFMDYFGINDITELPQLKEITDNSSSIGEQSE
- a CDS encoding Rrf2 family transcriptional regulator, with the translated sequence MNGRFPTALHIMTLLCSADEQLSSEFLAGSINVNPVLVRKELSNLIKHQLVYSKAGKSGGYTLSKPAMQITLANIYTAVKSTAILGNAKNEPNPKCPVGKQINQHLDEINKQVDQSVMQKLGNTTLADFTNKFN
- a CDS encoding universal stress protein codes for the protein MKTYLVPVDFSDAGFNAADYAAQLSHQTNVETIILMNAYFTSVYETMLPDPNMVMLTEDQIEDNAAERINHLEKLRDKLKDKVREGVEIRISLRRSHLLRAVVDTVNEDNADLVILGTIGNSTLRENNQGIGSHVIRISKASPTPVIVVPPNYKYQPVDEAVIACDFKKVKENVPLDALHKLLGKQAIKLLVVNIDTTGKHAGWDPELLAEKTALHGMLKHFKPRYYYVNDANIISGILDFATYHKAQMVIALPHNYSFLQSILHNSISQQIAKSSTVPVLLLK
- a CDS encoding ATP-binding cassette domain-containing protein, which translates into the protein MTNPDLLLSLNHVNVKFLNKLLFDNLFFAVNNGQNWAITGKSGSGKTVLLQVIAGNVAVSGGSITYNFNHHSIQNFHQYIAIAGARHHFKNLSNTSDLYYQQRYNSSDSEDALTVSEYLQVVKINEHTTPYWTFDKVITALNLMRLADKAIIKLSNGETKRLMIAAALLKNPVLLLLDNPLTGLDVQNRAYFNLLLNEVKASGIHIIIATSSAHELPEVISHVAILDDGAISQTLTKKEFEAIAPTTENKATVDITALKQLFNTSQQHTYRHIVNMTNVHIKYGDKVVLNEVNWQVNPGERWALLGPNGAGKSTLLSLINGDNPQAYANDIVLFDKKRGTGESIWDIKSKIGFVSPELYQYFPTDNSCLQVIESGFYDTLGLFRPSSKAKADLALSWMKALEIDQYARLLLKNIPASAQRLCLLARALIKNPALLIFDEPCQGLDDHQQQHFKSVVDAICSISNVTLIYVTHYQHEIPDSVDKVLKLDKGMVVGR
- the mqnC gene encoding dehypoxanthine futalosine cyclase, yielding MNTADLLQRALAFDFLSIEEGVYLYNNASTADLMYVANELRKIQVPHGKVTWQIDRNVNTTNVCIANCKFCNFFRRPGHEDSYITDIETYKRKIEETFKYGGDQLLLQGGHHPDLGLQFYTDLFRELKQLYPKLKLHSLGPPEIAHVAKLENMSHYDVLRAMKESGLDSLPGAGAEILNDRVRRLISKGKCGGKEWLDVMRAAHQLNLPTSATMMFGHIETIEERFEHLVWIREVQSEKPEGHHGFVAFIPWPFQDDGTLLRKVRGITNNVTGDEYIRMIALSRIMLPNIKNIQASWLTVGKQVAQLCLHAGANDFGSIMIEENVVSAAGAPHRFTAKGIQDSIKEAGFEPQLRTQKYDWRDIPAEIEEQVIDY
- a CDS encoding NAD(P)-dependent oxidoreductase: MKVALIGATGFVGTEILKEAVSRGYQVTAIARNTDKVAKQAGVIAVAADINDADALAAIIAGHDAVINSFNAGWANPNLYNDFLKGSADIQAAVKKAGVKRYLTIGGAGSLFIDGKQLVDSPQFPKEYYAGASAARDYLAQLHKEEELDWTFLSPAINLHPGERTGTFRLGTESPVFNDEGKNDISVADLAVAVINELENNQFIKARFTLGY
- a CDS encoding GNAT family N-acetyltransferase produces the protein MIITEVKSKADKKAFLDVARLLYKGDANWVCPLDTDIEAVFDPVKNNFHQHGKATRWILTDDSGQLIGRIAAFINDNKAYNYEQPTGGSGFFECINNKVAAFLLFDTAQAWLKGLGMQAMDGPINFGENDNFWGLLVEGFTPPSYGMNYNPPYYHDFFEAYGFETQYEQITNHLDVHKPFSERFTKIANWVMNKPGYTFEHFKTAQIEKFAADFIEIYNDGWQDFENFVPITHATILESFEKMKAIMDEKLIWFAYVDNEPASFIVILPDANQMIKPLNGKLNLWGKLTFVYRRWRGVSRMRAVVMGTKQKYQKHGLESCLFIKLKEYVLPLKQYDELELSWVGDFNEKMLAIHAAVGATFGKRHLTMRYKFK